Proteins encoded in a region of the Vicia villosa cultivar HV-30 ecotype Madison, WI linkage group LG5, Vvil1.0, whole genome shotgun sequence genome:
- the LOC131607989 gene encoding uncharacterized protein LOC131607989, whose translation MSGKHGNGILTVLILLALQLQVLIVGGDYIPPAKPDGFVYKNRHFDYDTIQIEAFYDPLCPDSADSWPPLKQALDHYASRVYLLVHLLPLPYHDNAYVASRALHIVNGLNGSATFPVLESFFKYQEKFYNAPTRNISRASIVDEIVKFVTPVAGNSYQTSIKNGFNDTNTDLQTRVSFKYATSRGVSGTPFFYVNGFVLPDAGSALNYTNWRNVIDPLIGAKKSI comes from the exons ATGTCAGGGAAACACGGGAATGGAATATTAACTGTACTTATACTGCTCGCGTTGCAGTTGCAGGTACTGATCGTCGGAGGTGATTACATCCCGCCGGCCAAACCAGACGGTTTCGTTTACAAGAATCGTCACTTCGATTACGATACAATTCAGATTGAAGCTTTCTACGATCCTTTGTGCCCTGACAGCGCTGATTCATGGCCACCTCTCAAACAAGCTCTCGATCACTACGCCTCCCGTGTTTACCtccttgttcatcttcttcctttacc ATACCACGATAATGCTTATGTTGCGTCGCGTGCTTTGCATATAGTGAATGGTTTGAATGGATCTGCTACTTTTCCAGTGCTGGAGTCGTTCTTTAAATATCAG GAGAAATTCTACAATGCTCCAACACGTAACATATCTCGAGCTTCTATTGTAGATGAAATAGTGAAGTTTGTAACACCTGTAGCTGGGAACTCTTATCAGACTTCTATTAAGAATGGCTTCAATGACACAAACACAGATCTCCAGACCAGGGTTTCTTTTAAG TATGCTACTTCGAGAGGGGTGTCTGGAACACCGTTTTTCTATGTAAATGGATTTGTGTTGCCTGATGCAGGAAGTGCTCTTAACTACACCAATTGGAGGAATGTTATTGACCCATTGATTGGTGCAAAGAAAAGTATCTAA
- the LOC131603553 gene encoding protein FAR1-RELATED SEQUENCE 5-like has translation MQEDWKPMIGMVFDSIEDAWKFWVDYGGKIGFRVRKQYSHKKKDGSISSSRFVCCKEGLRKPDKRDYKIINPRPETRTSCPARIGFKDMGGKFTVYDFVEEHNHSLHPQETQYMLSSEQKVSEVQCHQIELADENGLQQSVLLDLTSKKVGGSTSSDCGYALSDQKNNIRKRRKMSLVNGEVNYLLQYFQRKLVENPTSYHAYQIDDENKITNVFWADAGMLVDYGYFGDVVFLDSTYCTDSSQRPLVVFSGFNHHRRTVIFGAALLYDETRKSYKWLFERFLEAHKQKMPQTIFTAQNLTMEKALVVVMPKTYHGLCTRRLIQDGIENLGNLMKDGSDFLIDFKKCMYDYEDEEQFENGWKTLIERYNVKENTWLQRMYTMKKKWAACYMKSTFTLGMQSTQFSESVNANIISFMKTDLDIIKFFEHFENIVEENRFHELKCEYEARLENSRLKYPYSGLLQHVSKLYAPTIFDLFQHEYELFEACSVKSKNLNLQASTIDFVISMVGDMGEWRLSFDLDKTKISCSCRKFESFGILCCHCVKVFIHMDVKSVPTRYILKRLTKLARSGASPNVGVSHGVEDIDLSPMQRYKEICPRLIRIAIEACRSKETFTFLSKVIDELDRQMLELQNNQASISQGSPLAKVRDSM, from the coding sequence ATGCAGGAAGATTGGAAGCCAATGATTGGTATGGTTTTCGATAGCATCGAAGATGCTTGGAAGTTCTGGGTTGATTATGGTGGAAAAATTGGATTTAGAGTGAGGAAACAATATTCACACAAGAAAAAAGATGGCTCAATTAGTTCTTCTAGGTTTGTTTGTTGCAAGGAAGGTTTGCGAAAGCCAGATAAGCGAGATTATAAAATAATCAATCCAAGACCTGAGACAAGAACAAGTTGTCCAGCTAGGATAGGGTTTAAGGATATGGGTGGAAAATTTACCGTCTATGATTTCGTGGAGGAACATAACCACTCGTTACATCCACAAGAAACTCAGTATATGTTGTCGTCTGAACAAAAGGTTTCGGAAGTTCAATGCCATCAAATTGAACTAGCAGATGAAAATGGTCTACAACAAAGTGTGTTACTTGATTTGACGAGTAAAAAGGTGGGTGGTAGTACTAGTAGTGACTGTGGATATGCTCTTTCGGATCAAAAGAATAATATCCGAAAAAGAAGGAAGATGAGTTTGGTGAATGGAGAAGTCAATTATCTCTTGCAATACTTTCAAAGAAAGTTGGTTGAAAATCCAACTTCCTACCATGCCTATCAAATAgatgatgaaaataaaatcaCCAATGTGTTTTGGGCGGATGCAGGAATGCTAGTTGATTATGGCTATTTTGGTGATGTGGTTTTTCTTGATTCAACGTATTGCACAGATAGTTCACAGAGACCACTAGTAGTGTTTTCAGGATTTAACCATCATCGAAGAACTGTGATCTTTGGGGCTGCATTGTTATATGATGAAACAAGAAAGTCATACAAGTGGCTATTTGAGAGATTTCTAGAGGCACACAAGCAGAAAATGCCTCAAACGATTTTTACTgctcaaaacctaacaatggaaAAAGCGCTAGTTGTTGTTATGCCTAAGACTTACCATGGCTTATGTACGCGGCGGTTGATTCAGGATGGTATTGAGAACTTAGGAAATTTAATGAAGGATGGGTCTGATTTTCTCATTGACTTTAAGAAGTGCATGTATGACTATGAAGATGAAGAACAATTTGAAAATGGTTGGAAAACCCTCATTGAAAGGTATAATGTTAAGGAAAATACTTGGTTGCAGAGAATGTACACTATGAAGAAGAAATGGGCAGCTTGTTATATGAAGAGCACTTTTACATTAGGAATGCAAAGCACCCAATTTAGTGAAAGTGTGAATGCAAATATTATAAGTTTTATGAAGACAGACTTGGATATAATCAAGTTTTTTGAGCATTTTGAGAACATTGTAGAAGAAAATAGATTTCACGAATTGAAGTGTGAATATGAAGCACGTCTAGAAAACTCAAGACTCAAGTACCCTTATTCTGGACTCTTGCAACATGTGTCTAAGCTTTATGCTCCCACTATTTTTGATCTATTCCAACACGAGTATGAGTTATTTGAAGCATGTTCTGTGAAAAGCAAGAACCTGAACCTGCAAGCATCCACAATTGATTTTGTTATTTCCATGGTAGGGGATATGGGAGAGTGGCGTTTGTCCTTTGATTTGGATAAGACTAAAATAAGTTGCTCGTGTCGTAAGTTTGAGAGCTTTGGTATACTTTGTTGTCATTGTGTAAAAGTCTTTATTCATATGGATGTCAAATCAGTACCCACACGTTATATTTTGAAAAGGTTGACGAAGTTGGCAAGAAGTGGGGCTTCACCTAATGTTGGTGTTAGTCACGGGGTAGAAGATATTGATCTATCCCCAATGCAACGCTACAAGGAAATTTGTCCCCGTCTAATTAGGATAGCCATTGAAGCATGTAGAAGCAAAGAAACATTCACGTTCCTTAGCAAAGTTATTGATGAATTGGATAGGCAAATGTTAGAGCTTCAAAACAATCAAGCAAGTATTTCTCAAGGGAGTCCCTTAGCTAAGGTAAGAGATAGCATGTAG